The Miscanthus floridulus cultivar M001 chromosome 6, ASM1932011v1, whole genome shotgun sequence genomic interval GTCAAGCCtctagcttgcccttcaccttcgcatGGTCCATCACAACCAAGCTTTGCTTCGACTTTTGCCATCATGCCTTACTTCACTTGAGCTTCTCCAACAAGCTTTCGATGACGCCCATGTCATTCAAGCTCTCATGTTGACTAAACTTAGTACCTTCGCACATTTCTAGTGAAATGTTAGTCTACAATtcgttgtcatcaattaccacaaTCCAACAACAACCTAGATCTTTCGCAAACctacttgtgcgtggggaaggttCTTAGGCTCCGTGGAGTTACTTGGCTAGgagcttctcgataccttagGAACAGTACTATTGTGAACAGGAGTTTGAATTCTCTACCTCATTTACGTTTCCACACCTAATTGCATTTCTTACGTTGTATGCTTTACCTTTCTAGTCTAGCTTTCTAGGTTAGTTGATATAATTGAAATGTATGATGCAAAACTCTTTTGTGGTAGATATAACAATACTTATCAAAATGGTAGTGCATATTTATATTGaaatcttgcataggttttgttaaGTAGAAAATGGAGGCCAAGTAGTTTCAAGTTGTgtaattcatcccccctcttaggcatcacaatCCCTTCACTCATGTTAAAATCCATAAGTTTTCTAGTTTTTGGATCGACTCGTAATCCATAAAATTCGGCCTAGACTATCTCAAAGTTGCCTTAGACAACTTTTCTAGCAAAGTTGGCTATTCCAACCTCTAAGGTCTGCCATCCCATCTTTCTTTGGAGAATTTTTTTTAGGATcataaccttgtcgtccataCTTCAAATTTGGTGTTTTGTACATGTTTTTCAATCATCTTGGTGAGAGAAATGCAACAGTGATGTTTAATTTGTATTTTGATAAATTCACCATGAGCACGCTTTGTCATTCACGTTGTACGCACGACGTACGACATGTTTGGTTTAGGGATGCAACCCATGCGTCATAGACTGGTCCAGCATGGAGTCGTCCGGCAATATCTCCGGGAACCACCTGGTCCGCATGCATATGTATATTAAAGTGCTACATGCAACAGCTTCGTGACGGATGGGTTGATGACATGATGCAAACCAAACACCTGGACTAGACTCGGTACTAGGATCGGATAATTCTGCATGTCTTCGTGATGCAAACCAAACACGTACGTAGTCTCTATGGATGTAGTGGCACGCTTTGTTCCTTATATTATAATGACTCGGGACCAAAATAAAAAGACACCAGTAGAAATATActccatccattctaaattataagtcatttcaacttTCTTGACAAAGAGTCAAAACATCTAAAGATGGACCAAATTTACagagagaattacaaagatttattatatcaaatagatatactataaaaatataattaataaagaatctaataatacttatttggtatcataaataaatgttattattgttatataaatttgattaaaCTTGAGATACTTTTACTATTAGcaaagttagaatgacttataataatttgggacggagggagtacatgtcaACTAGCAACAGAAATCCATTCTCCTGGCTTTCATTTTTTTCCCTCAAAGAAAGAAATAGCACCAGCGCGGCAGCGCTTATCAATTATTTTCGTAACGTATTAGCATAGGGAAGGTAGGGTAGGCCCACCACCACAATCTCAATTCTCAAACAAAGCAGCATGCACGCGCGTGGTCTAGAAGTCCACTCGTCCAGACCAAGAGAGCATCGGATTCGATGCGCTAATCATCGGTGAGCAGGGAGGACGGCCAACGGCCATTGCAAATTTTGCTGCCGACACATCAATGGCTGGCCGTTTGCCTATACTtctcaaccaaaaaaaaaaggatGCGTTACAAAAAAATGCCGTATGAAATGTCATGTTGTCGATCAGTCTTCCCCGAAAAAAAAAGAAGTAAAAGAAGAGAAGGTTCGATCCATCTCCACTCCGGGGAAGCGATCACGCGAGAATCAAACCAAAGCAGTACAATGAAACATGGCGAAGAAAGAGTAGCTTTAGGAGATTTTATAttaaatattttattttatttttattgccACACACTTGTCAGTCATATCCTATGTATGCAATACTCCTGTTCTTGCACAAGTTCAATTAGTATGGTCGTCGTCAATCTAGCAAAGTGAAGCTGCACTGCATGCATGCACTTATTTTGTTCAATACTTTATATGGGTAGTGATCTAGTCTTCGTATTGAGTGTTTCGAAGAGAGCCTGGGATGGAACAACCAACCACACAACCGGCCATGGTCTGTAATCTGCCATTGTTTCGGACTCATCATAAAAATAAAAGAATGTTTGTAAAAGGAAAATAATGCATGTAGGTGGAGCTACTACATTGAGAAGCGCTAGCCTTTGGGTTGGGGCGGCAGGCAACTGCGGCCACCCTTTCCACTGAATTACTGAACTGTTAGTGTGGTATTCAATTCGATCGTGCCGTCTTCCGCCGCCGCTGGCCTCAATCAGCTCCTGCAATCCAGTAGCCTTTACTGCTTAGTGATAGCGTATTCATGCAGGTTTTAAGCAAGATGGCGACAGACACGGTCCTAGCAATTTTCCATGTTTTCTGCTAGTACTAGAGTCCTAAGCACTATACTACACTCCATTATGTTAGATTATGCtactagtagtatactagtaaCACACACCCCCTTGTTTTACTTTGTTCTGTCCTGTTACCGCACTGATGACTATCCTTCAAGCTAAGAAAAAGGATTGTGATGATTTTCTTTATTGTGTCAACGGTCAGCAAGTCTCCTACTACAACTCTGCCGTGCAACGGAGTTTGTTTCCTGACGATAGAAATTGACCAGCAGCTAGCTAGTCTTAGGACGCAAATTAAAGGAACGGCCGGGAAACCTCTTTTTTTCCCCTACGTTTGCTCAGAATTCAGCAGCAGGTATGCCATGATGACAAGAACAGAGCACCAACCCAAGGCAAGCGTGGCAGTGATCATCATATACCGTAATCATCACGGGTGCACTTAGAATCCAGGATAATCATAATAAAGAAATGATCGATCTAGCTAGCAAGCCAGATCACATACGCATCGATCTTTAGCCACCATGAGCCATCACGTTGTTGATAATCTATAAATGAACTAGGAATAACCGGCTAGCCATTCATCTTGTGGGCCCGAGTTACAAAGACTTAAATCATTGTTTGCACATTGGAAGCAGACCTGCAAACTAATAAAGTGCGGAAAGGTGAGAACAAATGGTCGTCCAATTAGAACAGCATAGCATTTTGAAGTCCCCATGCTATTTTTGCGTGAATAATGTTCTTTTTGAAACTGAAACAAGAAGAACGATTAGTTTTGAAACTGAAACATGAAACATGAAACAATTAGTTTCATGTATTTTCAGTTCAATGATGATCACTATAATTTCCCGGAAAAAAGATCGTCTAAGCCTTGTGAATGCACTATCTGATGAGCGATGACTAATAATTATGTactatactccctccgtactaaaaaatgaagtcgttttggacagcgacatggtctccaaagcataactttgactacttatttttataaatatatttatcaaaaagtgatatatgtaaatttttgtgaaagtatttttcaaaacaaatctatacatatggttttcacattttcaaattcaacaacttaaaagttattcatgatttatattcccaatgtttgacccaagTCTTAttcaaaacgactttatttttgagTTTGGAGGGAGTATATGTAACGAGACATGAGAGTATTAATTGAGTCAGTGGAAATGAATGAATCCAACGGCGGTAAGGGAGGGTGAGTGCTGGTTCACATGCTTAGATGAAATGGTGTCAACAAAGTGCTCACCTAATGTTTGCACTTTGTTGTTAGTATAAACTCTCCCCAGCTGACTGCAGACCTATTCTTTGAAATGGAGGAGCGAGGTGGGGAAAAAGCAGCGACAATTTGATTCGATTCGATTGAGAAAGGAAGAAAGGATGGGATGTGTGGTGCTGCTTCCTCCAGATGCCTATCTTTCCGTTTTGTATTTCTTCTCTCCATCTCCGATGGCGACTTGCGGAGGTCCAATAATACTGCACCACAGTAGTGACAGTAAGCAAGTTCAGATCGAGTAGCTCACCTTGATCAGCATTTGTCTTATTTGACATCTCGTAGCTGAGGACTACTTGCAGAACaaattgcttgcttgcttgcttactGGTACAGTTGACTTGGGCACTTGGCTTGGCTGGTCACCATAGATATGTTTCGTTTCTGCAGTCGGCAACTATTATAATCCCCTGTCATCTTGATTGTGTGTCCAAGGTTGAACTGGACGGGACCAGAAAAATAAGCAGCAGCAAAAACGATGCGTCTAGCATCTGACCGATCGGCAAATTTTGTCATGATCCATGTACGCACGCATGTAGTGTCGAATCTGTTAGCTATATTATACTACAACAAAATTCAATATAAACCACGCACAGTGCTCGATTGAACTTATCCGTGCATTATATATAATAGCATAATTACAAAAAATGATGCAAAGATCTGCCCGCCGTGATGTGGATCGTCCAATAGCACACAACGCCTCCAGTTCCGCTGCTGTGTTCAGTAATTTGTTATATAAGATGAAGCAGAAATGAGTGAGAAGAATCAGATGCGCGCACCATCTACCACCAACCACTGGCGTCCACAAAGGCACCAGCCCAAAAACAAAGAGAGCAAGCATAGCAGAGCGCCAGAGCCAAGAACTCAATTCAGTTAGCTAGCTAGACACTCTCTGATCTTGCTGGTTGATGCATGGCTTCCATGTTGCGTTGGAAGAACAGGTACGTGAACGAGAGGCTGCAGGGCCTCTCTGGCCTGTCCTGCTCCTCCGCGGCCTCCACCTCCGTCGTCGCCTCCACTGGCCGCGCCATCGACCGCCACTCTCCGCACCTTCGTGACCCTCACCGGCGTCTTCCGCCATCCCTGCCCAAGCCACCCAGACCCAGCTCCTCCCCTTTCAGCAGTACCATAGATTCCTCCTCCTCccggaagcagcagcagcagctttacCACTACGACGACGATGGCAAAGacagaagcaagaagaagagcCCCGCAGCAGTCGCTGGTAGGGGTAGCTCGTCGACGTCGTCGTCAGAGCATAGGAAAAACAAGAAGAAGGCGGTGCAGCTGCAGCAGGTGAGCCCCGCGAGCTCGTCCAGGTTCCTGCTCAACTCCTCCCGGCTCATGATGCAGTCCGACGACGAAATCACCGTCGTCGACTCCTTGCCGCCGCTTCCGTCCCCGCGGCCCTACTTCATTGACGACGCCGGCGACGACATAGACATATTCCCACCCAGCCACGGCGGTGCCGTGTTGCCGGCTGTTCCATCCAGTCCTCAGCTCGTGGCGCCGCCGGTGGACTTGTTCGCTGAGCCGTCTGCATCAGGtgcagggtcctcctcctcctcgtcagaAATAGGAGGCAGCCATGTCGTTGCCGGTGACAACACTGTCATGGTGAGATCATGTTCCACGAGAACAGGCCAGCACCAGGTGAGATCATATGATTCATATCGTTGCGTCCAGCTTCGTCGATAATTGATGCATGAACTTGTTGCCAACTTTGTAATTCGCACGTTGAGTGAGTCACAAAAATACATAAAAACTAATCGGATAGAGCTAACATACGACGTACAGGTGGTGGTTTTGAGGGTATCTCTGCACTGCAAGGGGTGCGCTGGCAAGGTGAAGAAGcacatctccaagatggaaggtGAACTTTTCACTCATTCTACCCCTTCACCTCCAGTTCAGTTTCGATAACTAACACGTACAAGCCTGCATCCAATCCAGGCGTTACTTCTTTCGACATCGACATCGCGACGAAGAAGGTGACGGTGGTGGGAGATGTGACACCGCTAGGCGTCCTCAACAGCATCTCCAAAGTCAAGAGCGCCCAGTTCTGGCCAGACTCTCGCTCGTATTTCTCCACGCCGCCGCGTGCCTCCGCCTCCTTCTGAGCTACCCCCCTACCTTCACAAACTTGATTGCTGGGACTGTGACGCCAATACGGTCTTTCAAATAGCTTTTTCTCCATATTATTGTCGGTTGGAAAATATATTTGTAAAATCCAATCAAAAAATTGTTCTATTGTGAAAGACGCATTTTACAACATGTAATTTTTACTATATACATATGTAGAAGCATCTATTTGAGATAACCGGTCGTTGTAATAAAATTCTTAATTAAAATATAACTTATGTTTTGCAAATTTGTTAAATATATAAGTAGGCAATTTATTACGACACTGTATTAATACTAACCAGATCAATTGGACATGTAGCCATTTGTTATAGTACTCTTGTGGTACATGTCTAGAGCGGTTTTTTTAGAGGAACAAATCTAAAACAGGATAGGCCATATGCCAACAACCCACTAGCCCAGGAAATGCCAAATTTCAGTTCACTTCACCATGCGGTTCATAGCAAGATTTAAAAGGGTTTTCCATATGAATGAACTATTCTGAAATGTAAAGGCAAAATTAAAGTATGTTTGGTCTACCCTTTTGGTGTGGATCTGGTTAACAAAATCAAGTACCAGAAATATGTCCATTCAACTGCGAGGTGACTTGGAACCATGCTTTTTTTCATTAAACCTAAGACTTTATGTTGTGATGATGTATCTATGTTCaaagctagtttttttttttaaaaaaaaaggttcTGTATATGAATCTTTCCGATAACCCATAAAAAAGTTCTAGTCCATATTTGGATCTTTAATCTCGTATAGACCTTTTTAAAGCTTAAGTGTTATAGGTAGTTTCCTAATTAACAAATGGAAGCTAGAGCCTCTAATAACTTGAGCCCTGAGCCTAAGTTGTACAACATGAGTGAGTGTATAGAATCCTGAGACAAAGATCGGAGGAGGTTTATTGGTACACTACTGCCAAACCAAACTTCGGAGGTGGGTAAAAACATTAAATAGAGGTGGGCACTGCCGCCTCTATCATTTCGTCACTGTAAATCAAGAATAATACAGGCGGGCCAATAAGAAAGCAATAAAAACCAGACCCACTTACGGAGCCCGCTACTCAGGCCTGCCGGCTGAGCCCTCTACCTAGGCCACCGCGCCTACTCGATCTGCCGCCACGCTGCTGCACCTGCTCGATTTGCCGCCATGCTGCCATTCCCAGCTCGATCCACCGCAACAATTGCTACCGTTTGGACGGGCCAACGTCGGAGATCCATACACACCTCGATTTGCACACCATGGCTAGGCCACCTCAATGCCTTGCGGGACCTGCGCACCTTAGGCTGTGGTGGCGCCGCCACGCGCCCCAGTGATCTTCATCCCTCGACCGGGTTGCTGATGACCAATGGCTTGGGCTCATTACTACAAATTAAAGTTCATCACCGCTGGTtcgagacccccccccccccccccttcattGACGGTTTTGGCCCTTGTTGATAAAAGTTGTTGGTGATAGTATGCATGATTACCGCCGGTTGCGCACCGAATGAGGTATTGATCATCACCACCGGATCAGCATACTATCTGACGGTGCTGTCGGTTACTTCCCGCCTCGTTAGAGTACGATCCGACAACATTTGGTCGCATACCACCGCCGGTGTTGTAGACGATTCGGCGGCGATGATGGGGACAATAGGGTCGGTTCGGCGTACCATCCGACGGCAATGACGGGGACAACAGCTACGGTTCGGCGTACCATGTAGCGACGATGACGAGATATCAATGTCGGTCCGGGTTATGATCCAATGTTGATATAGTTACTAGCACAGCCGATTGCCATTTGATTCGGCGGTGTTGATTTCAGTAGCACCGTTGGTCTGGCGTACTATATGCGGCGGTGAAGCCCTCTCCATCACGCTATGCTTGCGACGATGTTGTTACTATCATCACCACGGGTTGATTCCATATCACCAACGATTTGGACAGGCCATCAGTGATACTGCATTTTCTAGAATCTCAATTGTAATAATAATAGAAATATTATTTTGATTACACGCCAGACCCAggtcatatatatatacacaatgTCAGTAACATATACATCGCTGCCAAGACACAGTTCCATAAAACACATCCAACCACAAGAATGGCATATTGTTTGAGAGCACATAACCAAAACAAACAGGAATTACAAGGTGAAGAACATTAGCACCTTCATTACATACGAAAGTGGTCTCCATCGAGATTCATGACTAGGTCCATAATGAAACTGCTAAGGTGTCCTTGCAACCCATGTGTAGTCGGTCAACACCGCTGTACCTTGACCATAGTTTCTGCAGCACAAGAACCACCGCTGTTCCTCACATCCTTGACAAATTGGTCTGCACTATATTGCTACCATGCATTTCCCTTATCTGGAGCTCACAACTCCATTGTATTTGAGATTTGGCATCACAAACATCTGAGGGAAGGGAAGCCTCCAATTGGAGGCGAGTGTTGCTCTATGAGTGAACTATAACTATATTCACCTTACTTTACCAGTTTGAGCCTCTACTTTGAACTGATATGATTATTATTGTATACAAATCAAGGTTGAATTTTGTCTGACACAATTGCAATAGATCATGGTTCTACACTTTCTATCACACAGTCCGAGACAGTTCGGTAAGCGATTAATC includes:
- the LOC136458293 gene encoding protein SODIUM POTASSIUM ROOT DEFECTIVE 3-like encodes the protein MASMLRWKNRYVNERLQGLSGLSCSSAASTSVVASTGRAIDRHSPHLRDPHRRLPPSLPKPPRPSSSPFSSTIDSSSSRKQQQQLYHYDDDGKDRSKKKSPAAVAGRGSSSTSSSEHRKNKKKAVQLQQVSPASSSRFLLNSSRLMMQSDDEITVVDSLPPLPSPRPYFIDDAGDDIDIFPPSHGGAVLPAVPSSPQLVAPPVDLFAEPSASGAGSSSSSSEIGGSHVVAGDNTVMVRSCSTRTGQHQVVVLRVSLHCKGCAGKVKKHISKMEGVTSFDIDIATKKVTVVGDVTPLGVLNSISKVKSAQFWPDSRSYFSTPPRASASF